The genomic stretch AGCATGCCAATTCGATTGTAAGAGGACCGCATCAGCCACAGTGTAACCCAAAAAAAGATGCCAGACCACGTGGCGAAGTGGCGCCTGGTACGCCACCTGCCAAATCCATGAGAGCACCGTGGCGATAGTGCCTTTTGATTAAGCGCGCGGTTTTTTGCTTGGACATATGACTTAAAAGAAAGGAAGAGAAACCAAACAAAATGCTTGACAAGGCTCAAGTGGCATGATATTTATGCTTTCGTAATTGGCAGTTCGTCTGTAATCTTCATAAGCGTCGAGTGGCGGGCGGGTGTTTGGAAGGGCCTTTGTGCCGGGCCCTTGTGGGCATCTAACCACGCCCTTTGCTGTGCTCGTTCGGGCAGAAGGGGCTGGAAGAGGTATTAGGGGCATCAACTGGGGGGCATAAGTTTTTGCCTCAATTTGTGAGCCTTGGACGGCACTTTGCGGGCGTTTTTGTATCATCGGGTCTAATCTCTAACAGCGTGCTGGGTTCTCAATATCAAGAGATCGCAGCATGCCCCAGTAGTGGGCGAGCAAACCAAAATTAGCCAATCGCTGATGGAAGTCGTACGGGGCCGGCCATGCTTTATGGCTATCGCTGGTGGTGAGCAGTATTGCCCTGCATCGGCGGGTCGCGAGAGTGTAGGAGGGAGGAAATGAAAGGACGATCTTGTGTTTTTCGTAGCCTTCTTTTTTCAGTTTCCATTGTTCTCGGCGTGCTCATCAGTTCGCCGCTTCTTGCCCAGGTGGACATGGGGTCCATCCAAGGGACAGTCCTGGATCAGTCGGGAGCTGTGATTCCAAACGCCAAGGTTAGCCTGACGAATCAAGCGACAAACCTGACTGTCGCAACCCAGTCAAACGCCTCTGGCGCCTACATCTTCACACCTATCAGAATTGGAAATTACACCATCGCTGCAGAAGCCCCTGGCTTTGCCAAATCTGTTCAGGCGAACCTCACCTTAAATGTGCAGCAGCAACTCGTCGTCAACCTCACGCTCAAGCCCGGCGCGGTGACGCAAACGATTGAGGTGACGGGTGCTCCGCCGGCGCTGCAAACACAGAATGCCTCCGTCGGCCAGGTGGTCGACAGCCGGAGCGTGAATAACCTGCCGCTGAATGGCCGGAATTTTACTTTCCTTGCGCAAATTGTCGCGGGAGTTAATATTCCCCAGGCTGATACACGCGGCAATGCCGCATCGGGCGCTTTTTCGGCGAATGGCGAGCGCCCCTCTCAGAATGACTATCTCCTCGATGGAATTGACAACAATTCGAACACGATTGACTTTCTGAACGGCACCAATTATGTCGTTCTTCCTCCAATTGACGCGGTCCAGGAATTCAAGGTACAGACCAGCAACTATAGTGCTGAGATAGGCCGGGCAGGCGGCGCGGTGCTCAACGCCACTATCAAATCCGGGTCCAATCAGCTCCACGGCGACGCATGGGAGTTCCTCCGGAACGATAAGTTTGACGCTGCGGACTTCTTTGAAAATGCCGGGGGCGTCAAAAAGGGCGAGTACCGGCAGAACCAGTTTGGATTCACCCTTGGCGGGCCCATTGTGATCCCGCATGTCGTCAACGGTCGGGACAAGCTCTTCTTCTTCGGTGACTATGAAGCCTTGCGCCGGATCCAGGGAAGCGTCTTCACGAATTCAGTTCCGACCGACCTTGAACGAGGCAGTGGATTCACAAACCTCGCAGAGTTGATCACCGATCAGGGCGGGAACAGCCCGTCTACGGACTCACTAGGGCGGACTATTGCCTTTGGAACAGTTCTCGATCCCGCCACCACCCGCCCCGTGACTTGTGGTTCGGTTGACACCGTGACGGGTTTGACGCCGCCAAGCGCAAAGTCTGCCGATCCGTGTTATCAGACGGCCCCCGGTACGCAAATTGGGTATGTCGCCGATCCCTTCTATACGGGCGGGAGCGTTGCGGGGATCACCGACTTCTCCGGTCGCTGCACCACCGTGCAGAGCTGTCAGCTCAACCAGCTACCTGCCGGCCGTATCGATCCCAATGCGACCAAGATTCTTGGTCTATTTCCCGCCGCGCAACTGCCCGGCATCGTTTCAAACAACACAACGAACCCACCTCTCACCGAAACCCGCGATGCCTTTGATGGCCGGATTGACTGGAACTTGAGCAACAAGGACCAGATATTCACTCGAGCCAGTTTCGTGAATGATCCCGAGTTTATTCCCGGGCCATTCCAAGGGGTTGCGGATGGCGGCGCGTTCCAGCAGGGCCCTCAAACCGCCATGTCCATCCAGGTCGCCCTGGGCTGGACCAAAACGCTGACCCCTACGGCTGTAAACGAAGTGCGCGTGGGAGAAACCTATCTCCATACGACGCGCTTCGGCCCCGTCGGCGACCAATTGGGGATTCCAGAGCAATTTGGGATTCAAGACGTGCCGCAGGTTCCGGAGAACGGTGGTCTGCCGGCCATCGTCATTGACGGCCTGAGCTCCCTGGGGACCAATGCATTTCTACCTTCAGATGAAGTGAGCCAGACCACCCAGGTGGCCGACAACTTCACCAAAGTATACGGAAAGCACACCTACAAAATGGGCTTCGAATTCCAGCACATTAAATTCTCCACGCTTCAGCCGTCCTTTTCGCACGGTGAATTCGACTATGACGGAGGTTTCGTGGGTAATAACGGAATTGCGCAATTCCTCCTGACACCCATCACCACAACCGTTCCCAACGGGGTTGATTATCTCGGCGGCGCCAGTGAGGTTCAAACCTCGAACATCGCCCTCGTAGACGACCTCCACAATTACTATGCTGCCTACTTCAATGACGACTGGAAACTGACCAAGAAGCTGACGCTGAACCTTGGTCTGCGTTGGGAGCATTTCGGCCTGCCCCTCGAAAATCACGGACGGCAGGCAAACTTCGTTCCCGGCACTCCGGGCAGCGGGGCGGAGTACCTGATTCCGGACAGTGAAATCAACAGAAATTTCCAGCTTTCTCCAAGCGTTTACAGTTTGTTTGCGGCGGATGGCATCGCTATCAAATTCGATAAGAATTGGGCCCTTGGTGATGCCCAGAATCTTAACTTTGCTCCGCGATTTGGCCTTGCCTATCAGGTCTCGCAAAAACTGGTGATGCGCGCAGGGTTCGGGGTATTCTTTGGCGGATTTGAGAATCAGAATGGTAACAATCAAGGGAACAGTTATCCCTACCAGTTTGGCTTCAATTACTTCCCACAGAACTCCCACACGCCTACACGGGTAACTAATGTAAGTGCGCCAGGCTGTGCCAACGTCTACACTATTGAGCTGGGCTTCAGTTGCACGCCGCTCGATGCCGCTCTGGTCGACGCTGGTGGCATTGGGTGGACAGGCCTGCAGCACAACTTCCAGACGCCTTACACTGAAGGCTGGAACATGACACTCGAGTACGCCTTTACACCCAGCCTCACGTTGACTGCGGGTTATGTGGGCAATACAACCCGCCACCTGGAAATTTTCAAAGGCGCAAACAACGTCACTCAGATACTTCCGCCGGACGCTGACACCAGCGGGCCTGGCGCCCCAGTCTTATTCCCAGACCTCGGGGGAGGTATCACCTACCAAACCACTGATGGGAACAGTTATTACAATGGCCTTCAGACCACCCTCGAGAAGCGCTTCGCGGGTGGTTTGAATTTTCTAACCACCTACACATGGTCCCGCTGCCGGAGCGATGGAGGAGACCTTCTAAACGGAGGGTCCATCGGGTCGTATCGGGCCGTCGATATACCGGGGGCTGGAATTCAGGCCGACTACGGCGATTGCGACTTCGATATCCGCCACGTAATACACCTTAGTGGTGGATACGACCTTCCTTTTGGCAAAGGCAGGCATTTTATGACGAATGCCAGCCGAGGCGTGGATTTGCTTCTCGGTGGCTGGAGCACGCAGTGGTTATCCGCTATTCAAGGCGGCCAGCCGATCACCCTCGGGTGTGACACGGGCACGGCGGCTGGCGTCAACTGTTACGACTACATCATTCCAGGAGTGGACAGGCACGGCTCAGGAGCTCCTGACAATTTCCTGAATGCCGCTGCTTTTACCCAGCCTTGTCCCCCTCCTGGATTTGAACAACCTGCCAGATGTGTCGCAGGAGTAAGCGGTCTAGGCTTGCTGGGCGGAACCGCTTCACAGGTTTCGGGACCTGGAATTATCACTTGGGATTTCTCGATGTTTAAGAATATCCCGCTGACCGAGCGCTTCCATCTGCAATTCCGCAGCGAGTTCTTCAACATCCTCAACCACCCCACATTTAACGCGCCGGGTTTTGGTGGCAACGGAGTCCGCTCTATATCCGGATCCACCGATTTCCTGGATGCCAACTTCGGCAGAATTGGATCAACGCGCTTCCCGTTCAAAGACCCGCGGCAGATCCAGTTTGCCCTGAAGCTCTATTTCTAAACTTTGCGTGGCGCGCCGGGCCTTCGGCGCGCCACTTTTACCAAGTTGCCGTTTTGCTTCAATCTGGCACGCCCAGTGCCTGTTGGGAAATCAGCAATACCGCTGGGTGCTAAAATCGACTGCAGGTCAAATCCACTCCCGAGCACCGACCGATGTTAGAATCCTCAGATGACCCCCTGGAAGCGTTGGATTGCCGCACCGTTCGCTCTTGCTGCGGCGCTCTCTCTGCCGCTCGCGAGGAGCAGGGCAGACTCGCCTCGCGATGGCGGTCTCGAGTCCCAGGTCCAACTTGCAGCTTCCTATTACAACTCCGGCCGGTTCAAGGAGGCAGCGCAGGTGCTCGAAGCGCTGCTCAAGCACGCCCCTGCAAGCTTCGAAGCTGAGGAGCTTTTGGGACTTGCCTATTCCGCCGAATCCCGGGACCAGGATGCCTACCCTCACTTTGATAAGGCGGTTCGGTTGAAGCCGGATTCCGCGCCCGCGCGTTCCAATCTCGCCGTCAACCTGGCGCGCCTGGGAAAGAACGAGCTTGCCGAAGCTGAGTTCAAGAGAGCTATCAAGGCGGAGCCTGGCAATTTCAGCGCCAATCACGACCTTGGCGAGTTTTACGCCCGTTCTGGTAAAGCGAGGGAGGCCATTCCTTATTTGCGCAGAGCACAAAAGGTCCAGCCTTCTTCGTACGGAAACGGTTATGACCTGGCCCTGGCTTATGTGGAGGCCGGAATGTGGGTCGATGCGCGTCAGCAGATGCAAGATCTCCTGAAGGTTCACGATACGGCGGATCTGCACGACCTGCTGGGCGAGGTTGAGGAGCGGAGCGGAAACTATGTGGCAGCGGCAAACGAGTACCAGCAGGCCGCACACATGGATCCCAGCGAATCGAATATTTTTGACTGGGGGAGTGAACTCCTGTTGCATCAGACCTTGAATCCGGCCGTTGAAGTGTTTTCGGAGGGCGCTAAGCGTTATCCGGGTTCTTCGCGGCTCGCGGTCGGACTGGGCCTTGCCCTTTACTGGAGCGGTCGATATGACGACGCTGTCAAAGCTCTTCTTCGCGCAACCGATCTGTCTCCTTCCGACCCGCGCCCCTATTTTTTTCTGAGCAAGGCATACCAACATTCGCACGGCCAGGCCGATGACGTGATCCACCGGTTTCAACGTCTGGCGCAACTCCGGCCACAAGATGGCCGGGCGGCTTACTATTACGCGATGAGCTTGTGGAAAGGCAAGCAAGGTTCGCCTTCCGGCCCCTTTCTCGGCCAGGCGGAGAATCTGCTGAAAAGAGCTATTGAGCTTGAACCGACATTCGCACAGGCCCACCTTGAACTCGCCAATCTCTATTCCCAGCAGCACAAGTATTCAGAGTCGGCATCGGAGTACAAGCGGGCCATTGCGCTGGATCCCAAGCTCGTAGACGCTTACTATCGTCTTGGACAGGCTTACGTACATCTTGGCGAGGCAGATCTCGCGAAGAAAGAGTTCCAAATTCACAAACAGCTATATCAGCAGCATCTGGCCGAATGGGACAATGAACAACAGGAGATCCGGAACTTTGTCTATACCACGCACGAAGATCGTGGCGGTCCCCGAAAATAAGAACGCTGGAGGTAACGGCTTCAGTTCCGAGAGGAATTCTTCAACCTGTTGGACCGCCCCAATCTTGATAGGCCGGTCAGTTCCGTCACATCCTACTGAAGATTACAAAATATGGTGGCAAGCTCGTTTGTAGCGCCCCCGTCCCGGCGGCAATTTTCAGGGCCGGTCCCGCCGGGCGGGACCGGCGCTACGGAAGTCCGTCACTCTATTATGCAATCCTCATTAGGATCAGATCTTGCTTTCACGAAACAGAGCTACGGCTCCACGGCTGATCTGTTTTTGAAGAGGACTCATGAAAACGGAACCCATAAACCGTCGCACTTTTTTGAGCAATTCAAGTGTTCTGCTGGGGAGTGCAATGTTGGCAGGGTCTCCCTCCGTTAGCTCGGCAGCGGTTTCGAGAGACCCGCATGACTATATCGTAACCGAAGGGCACCGGGACATTTGGGAACTTACGGCCCGCCTCAAGCTTCGGGTTGAGTCGCAAAACTCCCCGCTGGCAGATTTTCTTGTTCCGCGCCTGATCGAGGGGGGCGTCAGTGTTTGCATCATGCCTTCGGGTGGCGACTCGCTGCCGGAGAGAAGCTACCTTCAGCCAACACTCGAGGGTGATCTGAGGACCCTCGATATGCTCCTGGTGGGAATCGGAAGAACGGACGGCAAGGCCTCCATCATCAAGGCCAAGTCGGATATCCCCACCAAACCGAACAAGGACCGGGTCCAGTTCATTATTGACCTGGAGGGTGGTGAAGGTCTCGGAACTATTTGCGGCCCCGAACCCGAATTTCTTGCCGGCTACCAGCTAGCTTTGCTCCGCCAGTTCTTCCGGCTCGGCGTGCGGGGTGTGCAACTCACTCACAACGGCCGGAACCAACTCGGAGACGGCGTCGCGGGCGGAAGAATGGGTGGCAGGCTTTCTCCGTTTGGCGTCGAGGTAGTCAAAGAGATGAACAGTCTTGGCATGATGGTTGGCGTCTCACACCTGTCAGTCAACGGCGCGCTCCACGTTGCTGAAATCACTAAGCACCCGATTGTCTCTACTCACCAGAACCTCGCTCAATACGTGAACTCGCACCCACCGGTGGAACTGGTCCCTGAAGAAGTAAAGGCCATCGCGTCCACAGGAGGCGTGGTGGGTATGCGGTACGATGTTGGGCAAGTCCCCTACTCGCTGATGGCGGACGAAATTGAGTTCCTGGCGAAAAGCGTCGGAGTGGAACATATAGGTATCGCCTGGCTCGGGCACGATGTTGGCAACCCTGATCCCTATTATGTGCCTGGGTACACCCAACCCCAGCGCGTTTTTACCGGCCATGAAGCTGAAACTATGCGGCAGCACTGGACCACTTTCATAGGGATCCTTGCAGAGAGGGGATTCACTGAGCAACAGATTGGCCAGATATTGGGTGGCAATTACCTGCGAGTGTGGAGAGAGGTGCTTCCCGACTGACCACATGGCTGACATCGAAACTGAATCCAGGTTACGAGGCTCAGTTCCCTCAAAAAATCAAGCAATTCTGGGAAGTCGAGGAGTTCAAATCAATGTCTTCAAATCAAAAAAAGCCCGCACCGGGAAAGTCGTTGGGAATGGACCAACCGATCTGTCGGCGCGACTTTTTGAATTCGACGCTATTGGCGTCCGGCAGCCTGCTGTTGGGCTCCCTGAGCCCCGCTCAACTTCTTGCCCGCGATGAATGGACTGGCTACGGGGGCGTAGGTGATTACGCCAGCTCCAATGGCAACACCTATGAGGTCATGACCTCTGGCCACCAAATCCGCGACCGTGTGCTTGATTCTTTATCCTCGGACGCGATTGACACGAACGAAATCTTCGATTGTGTTGTGGTCGGAGGAGGGCTGAGCGGGCTGGCGGCAGCTCTATTCCTTCAGAAATACGGGGCCTCGAAGCTCACGTGCCTGGTCCTCGAAAATCATCCTGTTTTTGGTGGCGAAGCGAAACGGAACGAATTCATCGTTGACGGGCAGCGCATCATGGGCCCGCAGGGATCAGATCACTTCCAGGTCCCTTATCCCCATAGCTTCATTGCCAGGTTCTACGACTTGATCGGACTGGACTGGCGCAGCTTCAAATACCAGGAATGGACCAAATCCTGTCCTGAGCTTCCGCTGGGCACGAGCTTTGAGGATGCAAAACCGCCGCTAGCGTTCTATTTCGGAGCGAAATTCGGCAAGGAGCCTGGTGTTTGGTTGATTGATCCCTGGAAAAAGAAGCTTGAGGGCGCGCCAATCCCGGCAAACATGCGCGCGGAGCTCCTTCGTTACAACGGAGCACGGAAAGACGGACCGCCAATTGATTTTCCTGGCGATGAAAAATCGCGACAGCTTGACAGCGTGACGATCCAGCAGCACCTGATGGACACTTATGGCCTGAGTGATAAGACCATCGAAACGTTTATGGCAGAAGAAGGAGGCGGCTTCGGCGGAGGGCCGGATGTGCTCTCCGCCTACTGCCTTTACGCCTTCACAGAGTTGCATCCATTGAATAATGTGGATCAAAATCATTCGTTCCCTGGAGGAAACGCCGGGATTGCGCGGCAAATGATCAAGACGCTGCTCCCGCAATCGATATCCGGCCCTCGCACGCTCGAAGCGGTATGCCGCAATAAAATCAATTTCTCCGCGCTTGACCGGCCGGGGCAGCCTGCGAGAGTTCGTTTGGACAGCACGGTGGTTTGGGTGAAACACGATGGCGACGCTGCCAACTCGAATTTCGTCACGATCGCCTATACGCGAGGCGGCAAGCTTTACCGGCTGAAGGCCCGTTCGGTAGTGATGGCCGGAGGGTGTTGGACCACGAAGCACATTGTGCGCGATCTGCCGCCTCTGCAGCGTCAGGCCTATGATCAGTTTTACCGCTCGCCTTGCATGATGGCAAACATCGCCGTACGCAACTGGCGGTTTCTGTACAAGATGGGTATCTCGGGTTGCCAATGGTTCGAGGGCTTGGGCAGTTTTATGGCGGTCCGCAAAGTTCCCACCTTCTCCACGGACTCTACAACGATTGGTCCAGACTCACCGGTCGTCCTTACCTTGAAGGTCCTCTACCCACACCCCGGCCGGTCGCTCGAGGAACAGGGCAACCTCGGCCGCGCGGAGTTGCTGTCAACCTCGTTCCAGCAATACGAGCAGAGGATTCGCGAACAACTTTCAGATATGTTTTCGCAGACAGGTTTTAATCCGCAAAAGGATATTGCAGGAATCGTCTTGAACCGTTGGGGGCACGCTTACGTCAGCCCGCAGCCAGGATTCTTTTTCGGCCGCGATGGAAAGCCTGCGCCGAGGCAGATCCTCCGCGCGGCTCCGTTTGGCAGAATTGTCTTTGCCAACACTGACCTCTCCGGGGCGCCCGATCATCGCACAGCCATCGGCGAAGCCCACCGGGCCGTCAGCCAACTGCTCGATCAAGTGATTACGGTCTGACGCGGAAAGCGCGGAGTATAAGAATTCGTGCAGTGGCGCGGATCTTTCGGGAGGTCGATTTAGATTTCGCAAACCTCAATGCCCCTGATGGCATACGACTACCGCTTATAGCAACAGGTGCAGCTCTGCTTCCGCATCTGCTGGCGGGCAATCGTCGCGTTGACGACAATGAACAGCGCATTTAGAATCAAACCGGAAGTGCATGTGGGCTGGTGTCCGCCCGGGACTTCAAATCCTGTGGATCTGCCTTTGGTGGATCGGTCGGTTCGATTCCGACACACTTCCGCCAAGCACTTATAGGCGCGCCCAACGGCAGGACGCCAGCCCGCCGCGAGAGACTTCATCCGCATGAGCCCCAGCAAGCCGCCAAAGAAAGAACTATATCAAAGCTGGAAGGAAGCCAAGCGGCGAGCTCGGGAGCGCGCCGGGACGCCTCCGCCCACGCAACGAGA from Terriglobia bacterium encodes the following:
- a CDS encoding carboxypeptidase-like regulatory domain-containing protein, encoding MKGRSCVFRSLLFSVSIVLGVLISSPLLAQVDMGSIQGTVLDQSGAVIPNAKVSLTNQATNLTVATQSNASGAYIFTPIRIGNYTIAAEAPGFAKSVQANLTLNVQQQLVVNLTLKPGAVTQTIEVTGAPPALQTQNASVGQVVDSRSVNNLPLNGRNFTFLAQIVAGVNIPQADTRGNAASGAFSANGERPSQNDYLLDGIDNNSNTIDFLNGTNYVVLPPIDAVQEFKVQTSNYSAEIGRAGGAVLNATIKSGSNQLHGDAWEFLRNDKFDAADFFENAGGVKKGEYRQNQFGFTLGGPIVIPHVVNGRDKLFFFGDYEALRRIQGSVFTNSVPTDLERGSGFTNLAELITDQGGNSPSTDSLGRTIAFGTVLDPATTRPVTCGSVDTVTGLTPPSAKSADPCYQTAPGTQIGYVADPFYTGGSVAGITDFSGRCTTVQSCQLNQLPAGRIDPNATKILGLFPAAQLPGIVSNNTTNPPLTETRDAFDGRIDWNLSNKDQIFTRASFVNDPEFIPGPFQGVADGGAFQQGPQTAMSIQVALGWTKTLTPTAVNEVRVGETYLHTTRFGPVGDQLGIPEQFGIQDVPQVPENGGLPAIVIDGLSSLGTNAFLPSDEVSQTTQVADNFTKVYGKHTYKMGFEFQHIKFSTLQPSFSHGEFDYDGGFVGNNGIAQFLLTPITTTVPNGVDYLGGASEVQTSNIALVDDLHNYYAAYFNDDWKLTKKLTLNLGLRWEHFGLPLENHGRQANFVPGTPGSGAEYLIPDSEINRNFQLSPSVYSLFAADGIAIKFDKNWALGDAQNLNFAPRFGLAYQVSQKLVMRAGFGVFFGGFENQNGNNQGNSYPYQFGFNYFPQNSHTPTRVTNVSAPGCANVYTIELGFSCTPLDAALVDAGGIGWTGLQHNFQTPYTEGWNMTLEYAFTPSLTLTAGYVGNTTRHLEIFKGANNVTQILPPDADTSGPGAPVLFPDLGGGITYQTTDGNSYYNGLQTTLEKRFAGGLNFLTTYTWSRCRSDGGDLLNGGSIGSYRAVDIPGAGIQADYGDCDFDIRHVIHLSGGYDLPFGKGRHFMTNASRGVDLLLGGWSTQWLSAIQGGQPITLGCDTGTAAGVNCYDYIIPGVDRHGSGAPDNFLNAAAFTQPCPPPGFEQPARCVAGVSGLGLLGGTASQVSGPGIITWDFSMFKNIPLTERFHLQFRSEFFNILNHPTFNAPGFGGNGVRSISGSTDFLDANFGRIGSTRFPFKDPRQIQFALKLYF
- a CDS encoding membrane dipeptidase: MKTEPINRRTFLSNSSVLLGSAMLAGSPSVSSAAVSRDPHDYIVTEGHRDIWELTARLKLRVESQNSPLADFLVPRLIEGGVSVCIMPSGGDSLPERSYLQPTLEGDLRTLDMLLVGIGRTDGKASIIKAKSDIPTKPNKDRVQFIIDLEGGEGLGTICGPEPEFLAGYQLALLRQFFRLGVRGVQLTHNGRNQLGDGVAGGRMGGRLSPFGVEVVKEMNSLGMMVGVSHLSVNGALHVAEITKHPIVSTHQNLAQYVNSHPPVELVPEEVKAIASTGGVVGMRYDVGQVPYSLMADEIEFLAKSVGVEHIGIAWLGHDVGNPDPYYVPGYTQPQRVFTGHEAETMRQHWTTFIGILAERGFTEQQIGQILGGNYLRVWREVLPD
- a CDS encoding tetratricopeptide repeat protein; translation: MTPWKRWIAAPFALAAALSLPLARSRADSPRDGGLESQVQLAASYYNSGRFKEAAQVLEALLKHAPASFEAEELLGLAYSAESRDQDAYPHFDKAVRLKPDSAPARSNLAVNLARLGKNELAEAEFKRAIKAEPGNFSANHDLGEFYARSGKAREAIPYLRRAQKVQPSSYGNGYDLALAYVEAGMWVDARQQMQDLLKVHDTADLHDLLGEVEERSGNYVAAANEYQQAAHMDPSESNIFDWGSELLLHQTLNPAVEVFSEGAKRYPGSSRLAVGLGLALYWSGRYDDAVKALLRATDLSPSDPRPYFFLSKAYQHSHGQADDVIHRFQRLAQLRPQDGRAAYYYAMSLWKGKQGSPSGPFLGQAENLLKRAIELEPTFAQAHLELANLYSQQHKYSESASEYKRAIALDPKLVDAYYRLGQAYVHLGEADLAKKEFQIHKQLYQQHLAEWDNEQQEIRNFVYTTHEDRGGPRK
- a CDS encoding NAD(P)-binding protein; protein product: MDQPICRRDFLNSTLLASGSLLLGSLSPAQLLARDEWTGYGGVGDYASSNGNTYEVMTSGHQIRDRVLDSLSSDAIDTNEIFDCVVVGGGLSGLAAALFLQKYGASKLTCLVLENHPVFGGEAKRNEFIVDGQRIMGPQGSDHFQVPYPHSFIARFYDLIGLDWRSFKYQEWTKSCPELPLGTSFEDAKPPLAFYFGAKFGKEPGVWLIDPWKKKLEGAPIPANMRAELLRYNGARKDGPPIDFPGDEKSRQLDSVTIQQHLMDTYGLSDKTIETFMAEEGGGFGGGPDVLSAYCLYAFTELHPLNNVDQNHSFPGGNAGIARQMIKTLLPQSISGPRTLEAVCRNKINFSALDRPGQPARVRLDSTVVWVKHDGDAANSNFVTIAYTRGGKLYRLKARSVVMAGGCWTTKHIVRDLPPLQRQAYDQFYRSPCMMANIAVRNWRFLYKMGISGCQWFEGLGSFMAVRKVPTFSTDSTTIGPDSPVVLTLKVLYPHPGRSLEEQGNLGRAELLSTSFQQYEQRIREQLSDMFSQTGFNPQKDIAGIVLNRWGHAYVSPQPGFFFGRDGKPAPRQILRAAPFGRIVFANTDLSGAPDHRTAIGEAHRAVSQLLDQVITV